In Ciconia boyciana chromosome 3, ASM3463844v1, whole genome shotgun sequence, a genomic segment contains:
- the SIX3 gene encoding homeobox protein SIX3 isoform X2, which yields MVFRSPLELYPTHFFLPNFAADPHHRSLLLASGGGGGELSMFQLPTLNFSPEQVASVCETLEETGDIERLGRFLWSLPVAPGACEAINKHESILRARAVVAFHTGNFRDLYHILENHKFTKESHGKLQAMWLEAHYQEAEKLRGRPLGPVDKYRVRKKFPLPRTIWDGEQKTHCFKERTRSLLREWYLQDPYPNPSKKRELAQATGLTPTQVGNWFKNRRQRDRAAAAKNRLQHQAIGQSGMRSLAEPGCPTHSSAESPSTAASPTTSVSSLTERAETGTSILSVTSSDSECDV from the exons ATGGTGTTCAGGTCCCCGCTAGAGCTTTATCCCACCCATTTCTTCTTGCCAAACTTCGCCGCCGACCCGCACCACCGCTCCCTCCTTCTCgccagcggcggcggcggcggcg AGTTGTCAATGTTTCAGCTGCCCACACTCAACTTCTCCCCGGAGCAAGTGGCCAGCGTCTGCGAGACGCTGGAGGAGACTGGAGACATAGAGAGGCTGGGGAGGTTCCTCTGGTCGCTGCCGGTGGCGCCGGGGGCATGCGAGGCCATCAACAAGCACGAGTCCATCCTCCGCGCCCGGGCGGTGGTGGCCTTCCACACGGGCAACTTCCGAGACCTCTACCACATTCTGGAGAACCACAAATTCACCAAGGAGTCCCACGGCAAGTTGCAGGCCATGTGGCTCGAAGCGCACTACCAGGAGGCCGAGAAGCTAAGGGGTCGCCCGCTGGGGCCGGTTGATAAATACAGGGTGAGGAAGAAGTTTCCGCTGCCCAGGACCATTTGGGATGGCGAGCAGAAGACGCACTGCTTCAAGGAGAGGACTCGCAGCCTCCTGAGGGAGTGGTACCTGCAGGACCCTTACCCCAACCCCAGCAAGAAAAGGGAACTGGCTCAGGCCACGGGGCTCACCCCCACGCAAGTAGGCAACTGGTTCAAAAACCGAAGGCAGAGAGACAGAGCAGCGGCGGCTAAAAACAG GCTCCAGCACCAGGCGATAGGACAGAGCGGCATGCGGTCGCTGGCAGAGCCCGGCTGCCCGACACACAGCTCGGCCGAGTCTCCGTCCACGGCGGCCAGCCCGACCACCAGCGTCTCCAGTTTGACAGAAAGAGCCGAGACGGGCACCTCCATCCTCTCGGTAACCTCCAGCGACTCGGAATGTGATGTATGA
- the SIX3 gene encoding homeobox protein SIX3 isoform X1: MVFRSPLELYPTHFFLPNFAADPHHRSLLLASGGGGGGSGSGSGCSPGAGGGGGGSSRAPHEELSMFQLPTLNFSPEQVASVCETLEETGDIERLGRFLWSLPVAPGACEAINKHESILRARAVVAFHTGNFRDLYHILENHKFTKESHGKLQAMWLEAHYQEAEKLRGRPLGPVDKYRVRKKFPLPRTIWDGEQKTHCFKERTRSLLREWYLQDPYPNPSKKRELAQATGLTPTQVGNWFKNRRQRDRAAAAKNRLQHQAIGQSGMRSLAEPGCPTHSSAESPSTAASPTTSVSSLTERAETGTSILSVTSSDSECDV; the protein is encoded by the exons ATGGTGTTCAGGTCCCCGCTAGAGCTTTATCCCACCCATTTCTTCTTGCCAAACTTCGCCGCCGACCCGCACCACCGCTCCCTCCTTCTCgccagcggcggcggcggcggcggcagcggcagcggctcGGGCTGCAGCCCCGGTGCCGGCGGCGGTGGAGGCGGCAGCTCCCGGGCACCCCACGAAGAGTTGTCAATGTTTCAGCTGCCCACACTCAACTTCTCCCCGGAGCAAGTGGCCAGCGTCTGCGAGACGCTGGAGGAGACTGGAGACATAGAGAGGCTGGGGAGGTTCCTCTGGTCGCTGCCGGTGGCGCCGGGGGCATGCGAGGCCATCAACAAGCACGAGTCCATCCTCCGCGCCCGGGCGGTGGTGGCCTTCCACACGGGCAACTTCCGAGACCTCTACCACATTCTGGAGAACCACAAATTCACCAAGGAGTCCCACGGCAAGTTGCAGGCCATGTGGCTCGAAGCGCACTACCAGGAGGCCGAGAAGCTAAGGGGTCGCCCGCTGGGGCCGGTTGATAAATACAGGGTGAGGAAGAAGTTTCCGCTGCCCAGGACCATTTGGGATGGCGAGCAGAAGACGCACTGCTTCAAGGAGAGGACTCGCAGCCTCCTGAGGGAGTGGTACCTGCAGGACCCTTACCCCAACCCCAGCAAGAAAAGGGAACTGGCTCAGGCCACGGGGCTCACCCCCACGCAAGTAGGCAACTGGTTCAAAAACCGAAGGCAGAGAGACAGAGCAGCGGCGGCTAAAAACAG GCTCCAGCACCAGGCGATAGGACAGAGCGGCATGCGGTCGCTGGCAGAGCCCGGCTGCCCGACACACAGCTCGGCCGAGTCTCCGTCCACGGCGGCCAGCCCGACCACCAGCGTCTCCAGTTTGACAGAAAGAGCCGAGACGGGCACCTCCATCCTCTCGGTAACCTCCAGCGACTCGGAATGTGATGTATGA